One part of the Caproiciproducens sp. CPB-2 genome encodes these proteins:
- the glgD gene encoding glucose-1-phosphate adenylyltransferase subunit GlgD encodes MRGNNVLGLIFSNVHEERVRELTEKRTMGSVPFGGRYRLIDFPLSNMVNSGINKVGVITKSNYQSLMDHLGSGKAWDLSRKREGLFILPPFSGECSVSNSRIESLSSISTFLSNSREEFVIVSDSDVVCNIDFTDVMSSHLKHNADITVVYRSGKLPEKICDPTVYTIDPDNRVRDMLINPRADGECNYGLSMLLMKRETLMKIVADCVSRNLYNFKRDFLQRNISNYRIFAYEFKGFTQTICSMNSYFDANMSLMLPKVRSELFNADRPIFTKVRDDMPARYGLGSIVTNSLIADGCVIDGTVENCVLFRGVCVGKGTKLENCVVMQDSVIGPNCRLNYVVMDKDVVIKNDRSLLGFQSYPVFISKGSVV; translated from the coding sequence ATGCGCGGGAACAATGTGCTTGGACTGATTTTTTCAAATGTGCATGAGGAGCGGGTCCGGGAGCTGACCGAAAAACGGACCATGGGTTCGGTGCCGTTCGGCGGCAGATACCGCCTGATTGATTTCCCGCTTTCCAACATGGTGAATTCGGGAATCAACAAAGTCGGCGTGATTACCAAGAGCAACTACCAGTCCCTGATGGATCATCTCGGTTCCGGAAAGGCGTGGGACTTATCCCGCAAAAGGGAGGGGCTGTTTATTCTGCCACCGTTCAGCGGGGAGTGCAGCGTGTCCAACAGCCGGATAGAATCCCTTTCCTCCATCAGTACTTTCCTTTCCAATTCAAGGGAAGAGTTTGTGATCGTCTCCGACAGCGACGTGGTCTGCAATATCGATTTTACCGACGTGATGTCCTCCCACCTCAAGCATAACGCGGATATTACGGTCGTTTACCGTTCGGGGAAGCTGCCGGAAAAAATCTGCGACCCCACGGTCTACACCATCGACCCGGACAACCGCGTACGCGACATGCTCATCAACCCGCGCGCCGACGGCGAGTGCAACTACGGCCTGAGCATGCTGTTGATGAAGCGCGAAACCCTGATGAAGATCGTCGCGGACTGCGTCAGCCGCAACCTGTATAATTTCAAGCGCGACTTTCTCCAGCGCAATATTTCCAATTACAGGATTTTCGCCTATGAATTCAAGGGCTTTACCCAGACGATCTGTTCCATGAATTCCTACTTCGACGCCAACATGTCCCTGATGCTGCCGAAGGTACGGTCGGAGCTGTTCAACGCCGACCGGCCGATTTTCACGAAGGTGCGCGACGATATGCCCGCGCGTTACGGGCTGGGCTCCATTGTCACCAATTCCCTGATTGCCGACGGCTGCGTGATTGACGGCACGGTGGAAAACTGCGTGCTGTTCCGCGGCGTCTGCGTCGGCAAGGGGACAAAGCTCGAAAACTGCGTGGTCATGCAGGACAGCGTCATCGGCCCGAACTGCAGGCTCAACTATGTCGTCATGGATAAGGACGTCGTCATTAAAAACGACCGTTCGCTCCTCGGCTTCCAGTCCTATCCCGTTTTTATCAGCAAGGGCAGCGTGGTCTGA
- a CDS encoding glycoside hydrolase family 3 N-terminal domain-containing protein → MKQTGYQKNRKILFTAAGVVLALAAVFWVYTQGNPFLPGASSGEKTSSAAGSAGEPSGPSNPATGSSAVPASSSPAVSPLDGIFADYGVPAQKKLMSMSLKEKVGQVFVFRCPQTGAAKAAADYQPGGYCLMASDFSGKTTTQVQAALKSYQDASKVGMILCTDEEGGTVVRISRYPALRKTAFRSPQQVFRLSGLNGIYDDTVQKAQLLKKLGLNLNLAPVCDVSTDPSDFIYSRTFGKNASKTADFVRVSVSAYNSQNLSCTLKHFPGYGNNRDTHTGIAYDKRDYSVFQKQDFVPFQAGIDAGAQCVMVSHNIVNCMDPSRPSSLSLKAHEILRGELGFTGVIMTDDLSMGAITDFTAGKSPSVAAFTAGNDIVLSSDMARDFNALCAAVRDGTVSEQRLDESVLRILAWKYKMGII, encoded by the coding sequence ATGAAACAGACAGGATATCAAAAGAACAGGAAAATCCTTTTTACAGCAGCGGGAGTCGTTCTGGCTCTCGCTGCAGTGTTTTGGGTTTACACACAGGGAAATCCTTTTCTGCCGGGCGCTTCGTCCGGGGAAAAGACCTCCTCTGCGGCCGGTTCCGCGGGGGAACCCTCCGGTCCGTCAAACCCGGCCACGGGCAGCTCAGCTGTTCCGGCGTCAAGCAGCCCGGCCGTGTCGCCGCTTGACGGGATTTTCGCCGATTACGGCGTACCCGCCCAAAAGAAGCTTATGTCCATGAGCCTGAAGGAAAAGGTTGGGCAGGTGTTTGTTTTCCGCTGTCCCCAGACGGGAGCGGCCAAAGCCGCCGCCGACTATCAGCCGGGCGGGTACTGCCTGATGGCTTCGGATTTCAGCGGTAAAACCACGACGCAGGTGCAGGCTGCGCTCAAATCCTATCAGGACGCAAGCAAAGTCGGGATGATTCTCTGCACGGACGAGGAGGGAGGCACGGTCGTCCGTATCAGCAGGTATCCGGCGCTCAGGAAAACCGCGTTCCGGTCCCCGCAGCAGGTGTTCCGGCTTTCCGGCCTGAACGGGATTTATGACGACACCGTGCAGAAGGCCCAGCTTCTGAAAAAGCTCGGACTGAATCTGAATCTCGCGCCCGTATGTGATGTTTCCACCGATCCTTCCGATTTTATTTACAGCAGGACGTTTGGCAAAAACGCCTCCAAAACGGCGGACTTTGTCAGGGTATCGGTCAGTGCGTACAACAGCCAGAACCTGTCCTGTACGCTCAAGCATTTCCCCGGTTACGGAAACAATCGGGACACCCATACCGGGATCGCCTACGACAAGCGCGATTACAGCGTGTTCCAGAAGCAGGACTTTGTTCCGTTTCAGGCGGGAATCGACGCGGGCGCGCAGTGCGTAATGGTTTCGCACAATATTGTGAACTGCATGGACCCGTCCCGTCCGTCCTCCCTTTCGCTGAAGGCGCACGAGATTCTGCGCGGCGAGCTGGGCTTTACGGGGGTCATTATGACCGACGACCTTTCCATGGGCGCCATCACCGATTTTACAGCGGGGAAAAGCCCTTCCGTCGCCGCCTTTACAGCGGGAAACGATATTGTGCTGTCCTCCGACATGGCGCGGGATTTCAACGCGCTGTGCGCCGCGGTGCGGGACGGGACCGTCAGCGAACAGCGGCTTGACGAAAGTGTGCTCCGTATCCTTGCGTGGAAGTATAAAATGGGTATAATATAA
- the glgA gene encoding glycogen synthase GlgA produces the protein MKVLYCTSEARPFAATGGLGEVAGSLPQALRLRLIGCRVVMPLYEDIPQELRENMKFITSLSVPVAWRRQYCGVFEAKVGGVIYYLIDNQYYFKRHGLYGHYDDAERFAFLSRAALEMLPYIDFRPDIIHCNDWQSALVPIYFSIFYANNDWYKGIKTILTIHNIQYQGKYGKELVEDVLGIPKSDMPVLEYDDCINMLKGAIESANRVTTVSPTYAQEILDPWFSHGLDSILKAREWKISGILNGIDTVSYDPANDPELYAPYSAEDLSGKAENKRKLQERLSLNQEPQTPLIGMVTRMVSHKGLDLVKEALDQLMRETNTQFVILGSGDWEYENFFREMQNRYPGRLCACFGFIPELSRKIYAGSDIFLMPSRSEPCGLAQMIALRYGSVPVVRETGGLKDSIRDSGDGEGNGFTFQTYDSDDMRCAINRALEGYANPEGWSILVERAMKCDFSWGRSANEYIRLYRELMKENQS, from the coding sequence ATGAAAGTATTATACTGCACCAGTGAAGCAAGACCCTTTGCAGCCACCGGCGGGCTGGGGGAGGTGGCGGGTTCCCTGCCGCAGGCGCTCCGGCTCCGGCTGATCGGCTGCCGCGTGGTGATGCCGCTTTACGAGGATATTCCGCAGGAGCTGCGGGAAAACATGAAATTTATCACGAGCCTTTCCGTGCCGGTCGCCTGGCGCCGCCAGTACTGCGGCGTGTTTGAGGCAAAGGTCGGCGGGGTGATCTACTATCTGATCGACAACCAGTACTATTTTAAGCGCCACGGCCTGTACGGCCATTACGACGACGCGGAGCGCTTTGCGTTCCTGTCGCGCGCGGCTCTTGAAATGCTTCCGTATATTGATTTCAGACCCGACATCATTCACTGCAACGACTGGCAGTCGGCGCTGGTACCGATCTATTTCAGCATCTTTTATGCAAATAATGACTGGTACAAGGGCATAAAAACGATTCTGACGATCCACAATATTCAGTATCAGGGCAAATACGGCAAGGAGCTGGTGGAGGACGTGCTGGGGATTCCCAAATCGGATATGCCGGTTCTGGAGTACGACGACTGCATCAATATGCTCAAAGGCGCGATCGAGAGCGCAAACCGCGTCACCACGGTCAGCCCGACCTATGCGCAGGAAATCCTCGATCCGTGGTTTTCCCACGGCCTGGACAGTATCTTGAAGGCGCGCGAGTGGAAGATTTCCGGCATCCTGAACGGGATCGACACGGTCAGCTACGACCCCGCCAACGATCCCGAACTCTACGCACCCTATTCGGCGGAGGACCTTTCCGGAAAGGCGGAGAACAAGAGAAAGCTGCAGGAAAGGCTCAGCCTGAATCAGGAGCCGCAGACGCCGCTCATCGGCATGGTAACGAGAATGGTTTCCCACAAAGGACTGGACCTTGTCAAGGAAGCGCTCGACCAGCTGATGCGGGAAACGAACACGCAGTTTGTGATTCTGGGTTCCGGCGACTGGGAATACGAGAATTTCTTCCGTGAAATGCAGAACCGGTACCCCGGCAGGCTCTGCGCCTGTTTCGGTTTCATACCCGAGCTTTCGCGCAAGATTTACGCCGGCTCCGATATTTTCCTGATGCCGAGCAGGAGCGAGCCCTGCGGGCTTGCCCAGATGATTGCCCTGCGCTACGGTTCCGTCCCGGTCGTCCGCGAAACGGGCGGGCTGAAGGATTCCATCAGGGACAGCGGCGACGGGGAAGGCAACGGCTTTACCTTCCAGACCTATGACTCCGACGATATGCGGTGCGCAATCAACCGCGCGCTGGAGGGCTACGCCAATCCGGAGGGATGGAGCATTCTGGTGGAACGCGCCATGAAATGCGATTTCAGCTGGGGACGTTCCGCAAACGAATACATTCGTCTGTACCGGGAACTGATGAAAGAAAATCAATCCTGA